A genomic window from Serratia liquefaciens includes:
- the cysG gene encoding siroheme synthase CysG, protein MDYLPIFCQLQHKACLLVGGGEIAERKARLLLDAGAALTVNACSFSPQFHEWAALGRVTLAEGEFSPALLAEKWLVIAATDRVEVNALVYQCANQQRVFCNVVDDPKRASFIMPSIIDRSPIMVAVSSGGKAPVLARLLREKLEAMLPQHLGKLAQLGGSLRQRVKKHFADIGARRRFWEKLFAHDRLAQSLANNDQPLADRQIEELFSHQQQQCGEVVLVGAGPGDAGLLTLKGLQQIQQADVVVYDRLVSDEVMTLVRRDAERIFVGKRAGNHCVPQDQINQILLEQAQQGKRVVRLKGGDPFIFGRGGEELETLADANIPFSVVPGITAASGCSAYSGIPLTHRDHAQSVRLVTGHAKRDGGLNWSTLAAGQQTLVFYMGLTQAAEIQRQLVAHGMPASTPVALVENGTSCRQKVIEGELNQLGTLALRAASPSLIIVGSVVSLRSKLNWFSSQESPPPLAQMA, encoded by the coding sequence ATGGATTACCTGCCGATTTTCTGCCAACTGCAACACAAAGCCTGCCTGCTGGTCGGTGGCGGCGAGATTGCCGAACGCAAAGCCCGTCTGCTGCTGGATGCCGGCGCGGCGTTGACCGTCAACGCCTGCAGCTTCAGCCCGCAATTTCACGAATGGGCCGCGCTTGGCCGGGTCACGCTGGCAGAAGGCGAGTTCAGCCCGGCGTTGCTGGCAGAAAAGTGGCTGGTGATCGCCGCCACCGATCGGGTCGAAGTCAACGCGTTGGTGTATCAATGCGCCAATCAGCAACGGGTGTTCTGCAACGTCGTGGATGATCCCAAGCGTGCCAGCTTTATCATGCCGTCGATTATCGATCGCTCACCGATTATGGTCGCGGTGTCTTCCGGCGGTAAAGCGCCGGTGCTGGCGCGGCTGTTGCGAGAAAAACTGGAGGCCATGCTGCCTCAGCACCTTGGCAAGCTGGCGCAGTTGGGCGGTTCATTGCGTCAACGGGTGAAAAAACACTTCGCCGATATCGGTGCGCGCCGCCGTTTTTGGGAAAAGCTGTTTGCCCACGACCGCCTGGCGCAATCTTTGGCCAATAATGACCAACCGCTGGCAGATCGGCAGATCGAGGAGCTGTTTAGCCATCAACAGCAACAATGCGGTGAAGTGGTGCTGGTGGGTGCCGGGCCGGGTGACGCAGGCCTGTTGACCCTGAAAGGTCTGCAGCAGATCCAGCAGGCTGACGTGGTGGTTTATGACCGCCTGGTCTCCGATGAGGTCATGACGCTGGTTCGCCGGGATGCCGAGCGCATTTTCGTCGGCAAACGTGCCGGCAACCATTGCGTGCCGCAAGATCAGATTAACCAAATCCTGCTCGAGCAGGCGCAACAAGGTAAGCGTGTGGTACGACTGAAAGGCGGTGACCCGTTTATCTTTGGCCGTGGCGGCGAAGAGCTGGAAACGCTGGCCGACGCCAATATTCCATTCTCGGTGGTGCCGGGCATTACCGCCGCTTCCGGGTGTTCAGCCTACAGCGGTATTCCCCTCACCCATCGCGACCATGCGCAAAGCGTACGGCTGGTGACGGGGCACGCCAAGCGCGATGGCGGGTTGAACTGGTCAACGCTGGCCGCCGGACAACAAACGCTGGTGTTTTACATGGGCCTGACGCAGGCGGCAGAGATCCAGCGCCAACTGGTTGCACACGGTATGCCGGCGTCCACCCCGGTGGCGTTGGTAGAGAACGGCACCTCTTGTCGTCAAAAGGTGATCGAAGGGGAACTGAACCAGCTGGGAACCCTGGCCTTGCGAGCCGCCAGCCCAAGTTTGATCATCGTCGGCAGCGTGGTGAGCCTGCGCAGCAAACTGAACTGGTTCTCCAGCCAGGAATCACCACCGCCGCTGGCGCAAATGGCTTAA
- the trpS gene encoding tryptophan--tRNA ligase gives MSKPIVFSGAQPSGELTIGNYMGALRQWEKMQDDYDCIYCIVDLHAITVRQDAEKLRKATLDTLALYLACGIDPQKSTIFVQSHVPEHTQLSWVLNCYTYFGELSRMTQFKDKSARYAENINAGLFSYPVLMAADILLYQTNQVPVGEDQKQHLELSRDIGQRFNALYGDVFKVPEPFIPKSGARVMSLQEPTKKMSKSDDNRNNVIGLLEDPKAVSKKIKRAMTDSEEPPVVRYDVANKAGVSNLLDILAGVTGKSIAQLEAEFEGQMYGHLKGAVAEAVSGMLGELQERYHRFRNDEALLQQVMRDGAAKARARAQETLAKVYQAVGFVSPL, from the coding sequence ATGAGTAAGCCCATCGTATTTAGCGGCGCACAGCCGTCCGGTGAACTGACCATTGGCAACTACATGGGTGCCCTGCGTCAGTGGGAGAAAATGCAGGACGATTATGACTGCATCTACTGCATCGTTGATTTGCACGCGATCACCGTACGTCAGGACGCAGAGAAACTGCGCAAAGCTACGCTGGACACGCTGGCGCTGTATCTGGCCTGCGGCATCGATCCGCAAAAGAGCACCATCTTCGTGCAGTCTCACGTGCCGGAGCATACGCAGCTGAGCTGGGTGTTGAACTGCTATACCTATTTCGGCGAACTGAGCCGCATGACCCAGTTCAAAGACAAATCCGCACGCTATGCGGAGAACATCAACGCCGGCCTGTTCAGCTACCCGGTGCTGATGGCGGCGGATATCCTGTTGTACCAGACTAACCAGGTTCCGGTCGGTGAAGACCAGAAACAACATCTGGAACTGAGCCGTGACATCGGTCAGCGTTTCAATGCCTTGTACGGCGATGTGTTCAAAGTCCCTGAACCGTTTATTCCCAAGTCCGGCGCTCGCGTGATGTCGCTGCAAGAGCCGACCAAGAAAATGTCCAAGTCGGACGATAACCGCAACAACGTGATTGGCCTGTTGGAAGATCCGAAAGCGGTGAGCAAGAAAATCAAACGTGCGATGACCGATTCCGAAGAGCCGCCGGTCGTGCGTTACGACGTGGCGAACAAGGCGGGGGTATCAAACCTGCTGGATATTCTCGCCGGTGTGACCGGCAAGAGCATCGCTCAGCTGGAAGCCGAGTTTGAAGGCCAGATGTACGGCCACCTGAAAGGTGCGGTAGCCGAAGCGGTATCAGGCATGCTGGGTGAGCTGCAGGAGCGTTACCACCGTTTCCGCAATGACGAGGCCCTGCTGCAACAGGTAATGCGTGACGGCGCGGCCAAGGCTCGTGCTCGTGCGCAGGAAACGTTGGCCAAGGTTTACCAGGCGGTTGGCTTCGTGTCGCCACTGTGA
- a CDS encoding phosphoglycolate phosphatase produces the protein MADFSAIRALAFDLDGTLVDSAPGLAAAIDMALAEMGLPQAGEARVSTWIGNGADVLVQRALRWAEVEATPEHCLQLRERFDHFYAQTVDSGSRLFPQVRETLTQLAAQGYPMALVTNKPTPFVAPLLAALGILDDFSLIIGGDDVVEKKPHPAPLYLVLGKLGLRANELLFVGDSRNDIQAAQAAGCPSVALTYGYNYGEAIALSHPDRVLERFADLLPALGLSSLENQEI, from the coding sequence ATGGCTGATTTCAGTGCCATCCGTGCTCTGGCGTTTGATCTCGATGGCACGCTGGTAGACAGCGCGCCGGGACTGGCTGCCGCTATCGATATGGCGCTGGCGGAAATGGGTCTGCCGCAGGCCGGTGAGGCTCGGGTCAGCACCTGGATTGGCAATGGCGCAGACGTGCTGGTGCAACGCGCGCTGCGCTGGGCCGAAGTGGAAGCCACGCCGGAACACTGCCTGCAGCTGCGCGAACGTTTCGATCACTTCTATGCGCAAACCGTGGACAGCGGCAGCCGCCTGTTTCCTCAGGTGAGGGAAACGCTGACTCAATTGGCCGCGCAAGGGTATCCCATGGCGCTGGTGACCAACAAGCCGACGCCGTTTGTCGCCCCCTTGCTGGCTGCGCTGGGCATTCTCGATGACTTCTCGCTGATTATCGGCGGTGATGACGTGGTGGAAAAAAAACCGCACCCGGCACCGCTGTATCTGGTTCTCGGCAAGTTGGGCCTGCGTGCCAACGAGTTACTGTTTGTGGGCGATTCCCGCAATGATATTCAGGCGGCGCAGGCGGCTGGCTGCCCAAGCGTTGCGCTGACCTATGGTTATAACTACGGCGAGGCGATTGCCCTGAGCCATCCCGACCGCGTGTTGGAGCGCTTTGCCGATTTGTTGCCCGCTCTTGGGCTGTCATCTTTAGAGAATCAGGAAATTTAA
- the rpe gene encoding ribulose-phosphate 3-epimerase, producing the protein MKKFLIAPSILSADFARLGEDTANVLAAGADVVHFDVMDNHYVPNLTIGPMVCQALRNYGITAPIDVHLMVKPVDRIVPDFAAAGASYISFHPEASEHVDRTIQLIKEHGCKAGLVFNPATPLSYLDYVMDKIDVILLMSVNPGFGGQSFIHGTLDKLRQVRKLIDESGRDIRLEVDGGVKVDNIAEIAAAGADMFVAGSAIFGKPDYRRVIDDMRSELAKVTHG; encoded by the coding sequence ATGAAAAAATTTTTGATTGCCCCGTCCATTTTGTCGGCAGATTTTGCTCGCCTGGGTGAAGACACGGCCAACGTGCTGGCCGCCGGTGCCGACGTAGTGCACTTCGACGTGATGGATAACCACTACGTTCCCAATCTGACCATCGGGCCGATGGTTTGTCAGGCGCTGCGTAACTACGGCATCACCGCACCGATTGACGTGCATCTGATGGTGAAGCCGGTAGACCGCATAGTGCCGGACTTCGCCGCAGCGGGCGCCAGTTACATCTCTTTCCATCCGGAAGCCTCCGAACACGTCGATCGCACCATTCAATTGATTAAAGAGCACGGCTGTAAAGCCGGCTTGGTATTCAACCCGGCGACGCCGCTGAGCTATCTCGATTACGTGATGGACAAAATCGACGTGATCCTGCTGATGTCGGTCAACCCTGGCTTTGGCGGCCAGTCGTTTATCCACGGCACTTTGGATAAGCTGCGCCAGGTGCGCAAGCTGATCGACGAAAGCGGTCGCGATATCCGTTTGGAAGTGGATGGCGGAGTGAAGGTCGACAATATCGCCGAAATCGCCGCAGCCGGTGCAGACATGTTTGTCGCCGGTTCAGCCATCTTCGGCAAGCCGGACTATCGCCGGGTGATTGATGATATGCGCAGCGAACTGGCGAAGGTGACGCATGGCTGA
- the dam gene encoding adenine-specific DNA-methyltransferase, which translates to MKKNRAFLKWAGGKYPLVDEIRRHLPAGDCLIEPFVGAGSVFLNTEYDAYILADINSDLINLYNIVKLRTDDFVRDARLLFTDEFNKSDQFYLLREEFNTSADPYRRALLFLYLNRHCYNGLCRYNLRGEFNVPFGRYKKPYFPEEELYWFAEKSRNATFVCEHYRDTMAKAERGTVVYCDPPYAPLSATANFTAYHTNSFSMADQQSLALMAHQLSVESQVPVLISNHDTELTRDWYQHASLYVVKARRTISRNILGRSKVNELLALYR; encoded by the coding sequence ATGAAGAAAAACCGCGCTTTTTTAAAATGGGCTGGTGGAAAATACCCGCTGGTGGACGAGATTCGTCGTCATCTACCAGCAGGCGACTGCTTAATCGAGCCCTTCGTGGGTGCGGGTTCAGTCTTTCTGAACACGGAATACGATGCCTATATTCTCGCCGACATCAACAGCGATCTTATTAATCTGTATAACATCGTTAAGCTGCGTACGGATGACTTTGTACGTGATGCCCGCCTTCTTTTCACCGATGAATTCAATAAGTCGGATCAGTTTTACCTGCTGCGCGAAGAGTTTAATACTAGTGCCGATCCTTATCGCCGCGCGCTGCTGTTTCTTTATCTGAACCGCCACTGCTATAACGGCCTGTGCCGATATAATCTTCGTGGGGAATTCAATGTCCCGTTTGGACGTTACAAGAAACCGTACTTCCCGGAGGAAGAGCTGTACTGGTTCGCCGAAAAATCCCGCAACGCCACTTTTGTCTGCGAGCATTACCGGGATACCATGGCAAAAGCCGAGCGTGGTACCGTGGTGTATTGCGATCCGCCGTATGCGCCATTATCGGCGACGGCGAATTTTACCGCCTACCACACCAACAGCTTCAGCATGGCCGATCAACAAAGCCTGGCGTTGATGGCGCATCAGCTTTCGGTCGAAAGCCAGGTGCCGGTATTGATTTCCAACCACGATACCGAACTGACGCGTGACTGGTACCAGCATGCTTCGCTGTACGTGGTGAAAGCGCGCCGCACCATCAGCCGCAATATTCTTGGTCGCAGCAAAGTGAATGAACTTTTGGCGCTTTATCGTTAA
- a CDS encoding SPOR domain-containing protein produces the protein MDEFKPEDDLRPDSSDRRPARSRKPAPGPRFAVSRQHLMIGIGILVLLLLIVGIGSALKAPTKHEAAQEGAQNGAAKDINLSGSSSLTAGNSGVPGGTTDTNDNNGVSSSSQPQTVSVPPIASTPTEAQPQPQQGGAQQRVDLPGNMSDALSAQQGQVDTATQGITGPASTLPTAPATLMNGAAAKETVRPVQGTAPQQHKTPAKTVTKPAATASQHKAPTTVYTPAPTSSAKAGAASAKAGAVSGSAGSLQSAPAGHYTLQLSSASRSDTLNAYAKQQKLQHYLVYSTQRDGKPWYVLVSGNYASSAEAKRAIATLPADVQAKKPWVRPVRQVQQELKK, from the coding sequence ATGGATGAGTTTAAACCGGAAGACGATCTCAGACCTGATAGCAGCGATCGTCGTCCTGCACGTTCGCGCAAGCCGGCTCCGGGACCGCGTTTCGCCGTTTCACGTCAGCATTTAATGATTGGTATCGGTATTTTGGTGCTGTTATTGCTGATTGTCGGCATTGGCTCGGCGCTGAAAGCGCCAACCAAGCATGAAGCGGCTCAGGAAGGCGCACAAAATGGCGCAGCCAAAGACATTAACCTGTCTGGTTCTTCGTCGCTGACGGCCGGTAATTCCGGCGTACCAGGCGGCACTACGGACACCAATGACAATAACGGCGTGAGCAGCAGCTCTCAGCCGCAAACCGTCAGCGTTCCACCGATCGCCAGCACCCCTACGGAAGCGCAACCGCAGCCACAACAGGGCGGCGCGCAGCAACGGGTCGATTTGCCGGGCAATATGTCGGACGCGTTGTCCGCCCAGCAAGGGCAGGTTGATACCGCGACGCAAGGCATTACGGGGCCGGCTTCGACTCTGCCGACGGCTCCTGCCACCCTGATGAACGGCGCAGCGGCGAAAGAAACCGTACGCCCGGTTCAGGGAACGGCGCCACAGCAACACAAAACGCCGGCAAAAACCGTCACCAAGCCAGCGGCTACCGCCTCGCAGCATAAAGCGCCGACCACGGTGTATACGCCAGCGCCGACCTCTTCTGCCAAAGCGGGAGCGGCAAGTGCCAAGGCAGGCGCCGTAAGCGGCAGCGCTGGTTCGCTGCAGTCTGCACCGGCAGGCCATTATACTCTGCAACTGAGCAGTGCCTCACGCTCCGATACGCTCAATGCGTATGCCAAGCAGCAGAAATTGCAGCATTATCTGGTGTACTCGACCCAGCGTGACGGCAAGCCTTGGTATGTGCTGGTGAGTGGTAACTATGCCTCTTCGGCAGAAGCGAAGCGTGCAATCGCGACGCTGCCGGCGGATGTTCAGGCGAAAAAACCATGGGTTCGACCTGTACGCCAGGTACAGCAAGAACTGAAAAAGTAA
- the aroB gene encoding 3-dehydroquinate synthase, producing MERITVTLGERSYPITIAAGLFNDPASFMPLKAGEQVMLVTNQTLAPLYLDRVRKVLEQAGVMVDQVILPDGEQYKSLAVLEQVFSALLEKPHGRDTTLIALGGGVVGDLTGFAAACYQRGVRFIQVPTTLLSQVDSSVGGKTAVNHPLGKNMIGAFYQPVSVVVDLDCLKTLPARELSSGLAEVIKYGIILDRDFFVWLENNIDALMALDMQALAYCIRRCCELKAEVVAADERESGLRALLNLGHTYGHAIEAEMGYGVWLHGEAVAAGMVMAAETAHRLGQFSVEDIERIKALLLRAGLPVCGPQEMAPESYLPHMLRDKKVLAGELRLVLPTAIGQAEVRGGVGHEMVLASIAACLPARNA from the coding sequence ATGGAGAGAATTACCGTAACGCTTGGGGAGCGCAGCTACCCGATTACCATAGCCGCCGGATTGTTTAACGATCCGGCTTCTTTTATGCCGCTGAAGGCGGGTGAACAGGTAATGCTGGTCACCAACCAAACCCTGGCGCCACTCTATCTGGACCGCGTCCGGAAGGTGCTGGAGCAGGCCGGCGTCATGGTGGATCAGGTGATTTTACCTGATGGCGAACAGTACAAATCCCTTGCCGTGCTTGAGCAGGTGTTCTCGGCGCTGTTGGAAAAACCGCACGGTCGCGATACCACGCTGATTGCCCTGGGCGGCGGCGTGGTGGGCGATCTGACCGGTTTTGCCGCCGCTTGTTATCAACGCGGTGTCCGCTTTATTCAGGTTCCTACCACGCTGCTGTCGCAGGTGGACTCTTCCGTTGGCGGTAAAACCGCCGTCAATCATCCGCTCGGCAAAAACATGATCGGCGCCTTCTATCAACCCGTTTCCGTGGTGGTTGATCTGGATTGCCTGAAAACCCTGCCGGCGCGTGAGCTCTCCTCTGGTCTGGCTGAAGTGATCAAGTACGGGATCATTCTCGACCGCGATTTCTTTGTCTGGCTGGAAAACAATATCGATGCGCTGATGGCGTTGGACATGCAGGCTCTGGCCTATTGCATCCGCCGCTGCTGTGAACTCAAGGCTGAGGTGGTCGCCGCCGATGAACGCGAAAGCGGTCTGCGTGCGCTGCTGAATCTGGGCCATACTTACGGTCATGCTATCGAAGCCGAAATGGGCTATGGTGTATGGTTGCACGGTGAGGCCGTTGCCGCCGGCATGGTGATGGCGGCAGAAACCGCGCACCGTCTCGGTCAGTTCTCCGTCGAAGATATTGAACGTATTAAAGCACTGTTGCTGCGCGCCGGTTTGCCGGTGTGTGGTCCGCAGGAAATGGCACCGGAATCTTATCTGCCACATATGTTGCGCGATAAGAAAGTACTGGCCGGTGAGCTGCGCCTGGTACTGCCGACGGCCATTGGCCAGGCGGAGGTCCGTGGCGGGGTGGGGCATGAAATGGTGCTTGCTTCGATCGCAGCTTGCCTTCCTGCACGGAATGCCTAA
- the aroK gene encoding shikimate kinase AroK, with protein MAEKRNIFLVGPMGAGKSTIGRQLAQQLNMEFFDSDQEIERRTGADVGWVFDVEGEEGFRDREEKVINELTEKQGIVLATGGGSVKSRETRNRLSARGVVVYLETTIEKQLARTQRDKKRPLLQVDSPPREVLEALAKERNPLYEEIADVTIRTDDQSAKVVANQIINMLESN; from the coding sequence ATGGCAGAGAAACGCAATATCTTTCTGGTTGGGCCTATGGGTGCCGGCAAAAGCACTATTGGCCGTCAGTTAGCTCAGCAACTCAATATGGAGTTTTTCGACTCCGATCAAGAAATTGAGCGACGTACCGGAGCTGACGTGGGCTGGGTATTCGACGTGGAAGGTGAAGAAGGTTTCCGCGATCGTGAAGAAAAAGTCATTAATGAACTGACGGAAAAGCAAGGCATCGTGCTGGCTACCGGTGGCGGTTCGGTTAAATCGCGTGAAACGCGTAACCGTCTGTCGGCGCGTGGCGTAGTGGTGTATCTGGAAACCACTATCGAGAAGCAATTGGCCCGTACCCAGCGCGACAAAAAGCGTCCGCTGTTGCAGGTTGATTCTCCTCCGCGTGAAGTGCTTGAAGCGCTGGCGAAAGAGCGCAATCCGTTATACGAAGAAATTGCAGATGTCACCATCCGCACCGACGATCAAAGCGCCAAAGTGGTTGCCAACCAGATTATCAACATGCTGGAAAGCAACTGA